Within Apostichopus japonicus isolate 1M-3 chromosome 23, ASM3797524v1, whole genome shotgun sequence, the genomic segment GAGCCTGTATTTAGCACCACTGTATTCATTCACTGTTGTATATATCTGTTTAGTGTTTACGCCGCGACAGGAGCAAATTTAAATCATGGCGAATGAAGAAGTGACCATATTTTCCACTGGtgtttttgttattgctgtttaTCTGATAAAACTTGTCTTACTTATGAAGAAGGACACCACGTCTAGAAAGGAACCAGAATTAGGGAAGCCGTTAAGAGAGCGTGAATTTGACTTGGACGAGCAATCTGTGTTCTGCAACAGCGGAACTTATAGTTGTGTACCGAGAAGGCTGGTTCACCGACAAATTCAGTGAGTTGACTTTGACCAGTTGAGTTGTGTACCACAGACATTTAAACATGCATAGAACAGTACGCTTTGTAGCTATTTGAAGGGTCGTTCGCGCCATCTTGGTACACTGACTCGCGCAAAGGGTGCCTACGTTATATTTTAACGAGGTTTCAACGAAATCCTGATTTTATCGTCAAAATGTCTTCATTTTTTCATATATAGAACTACTTGATGCACCAGATAAGCTCGAATTTTGTGGGAAATGATATACCAATTGAAATGAGTTACAAATCTGTGGTATTAAGGCCTGGCTTACAAATTGTTCGTacttttgataaaacaaaatcctAGCAAAGTTCGCAAATGTTGTACAATCTAACTTGTCAGAATATTACCCTGTGCAGGTAAACAATCCCTTGAAGGCTGTCAGTCTCGAATAACGAGTCTTAGAGGGATTTGCATCGGAAATTGGAATAGAAATTCTATactcaggggcgtcggaagctatttgggattggtacggcagatcagagtgtggccatctatcataattatcgtgggacgtttggtaggtcaaactacgcaacgtgccaccatggttggcgcgtagcgtaatggagaaaattttgaaaaaatgcctcccagattgcaggaaatggcacttcccgagcttgaaagcaagacccctgccatgccagagaagtcacatttagcctacttgcttgtttcattttggttctttatttttttgccatttttttttcttagtcatactttttttttttctttttttttgcgccgtgaatattggtccggcgttcgccggacctgccgtaccggctccgacgcccctgataCTGCAAAATTCTTATCAGGGAATTAAATGGTTAATACGGTTTGTTTGTGGAAAATTAACTTGAGTCCGGCCAAACATCATGTTAGCGTTATTTTGGTCGTATTTTAATGGCCTTCCATAGTAGCTGAAATTgttgacccctccccctcccccatagaTTTAAACCATTTCATGTTGTTCAGTCCGACTCAAGATTGCATATGGGCCTACACATCGGTAAAAACATTGGAATTCGTTTAACATTATCCTTCCGTATGTATTGTTCATCTAATAGACCCCAATTCCGTCACATTGCAAACCCACACCATTCCTATCAATATATATGTGGTTAATTGTCAAAAAATAACAGCAAATTCGTATTTGTCGGTTTCCACCCGATTTGGCCACTAATTTGGCTGGTTACGTCACAGCCTGAGAAGCCTGCTTGGGGGCCCGGGTGGCGAAGCTCGCGGAAGCATTTCGTTAGCTTATAATATGACTTTAATGTTGGAAATGTATACATATTTGTACTGTTATCAGTTTTCGATTGGGGCGTTCTGTACATCCGGGGTCTCTGACAAGGTTTTCCTCTGTTTGTCTTcactgcaatataatgtgccaaAACCACACTGTTTAGTTCGCTGCAGCTATTCTTGGATCAAGATATGGCAGTGCTTTAAGCGACTTCTGTCTGTTCATAAACAAAAGGAAGCCCTACCCCAAACTTACAGTTATATTCTTCGTATGTTCCTCCCAATCTGCCCGCTCCCCATGTTGGTTCCCACAAACTAAAgacatttgtttttacaaaatttcgGATCGTTTAATATTTGTTTCCCCATGCTCATATACACATCCCCATATTGCTCCCTATAATTCTCTATCCAACAAGGGGGTAGGAACGGGGGGGccgggggcgccagcccccagtgaaaaatatggtggggcggaagtatcattccgccccccgcttcgcaagtcacaaaacccctttttcatttccaaatgagaaaaaaatctcatttggagcaccaaattgcatctaaggccaggtgaaaatgcaaaattatttacaaaatggagtgggtgttgaagtgtgctatattgcaccaaattgcatctgaggccacctggaaatgcaaaaaaattccaaaggggagggggacatccccctccccttagacccctcccccaggccggccatcagtcttcaggccccccactcaaaagtacattcctacgccactgctatcCAATGATACCGACATTGAGCTTCATATATAGGGTTCTGCCGAATAAACTAAAATTTACAATCAAGGATAATCAGCAGAATTCAGCAGCTTCATACCTCGTGATAAGAACAAGTTGCTGGTATAGGCGTATGCTGCATTATTTTTGTTACTCATGAAGTGACCGTGTTAAGGTTTCTaatgttttctgtttgtttttatgtttttagttttttgtttttatttacgcCGTTCctttcttacctgtctccagtctACCTATGCACTTTCCTTTACTACAGTAATTGTTATGTCAAACACTTATAGTGTCGTGAACCCTCATGTTTATTTAATATATGCAGATTTATGTAAATACTCTGTTAACCTTTCCATTAAAAGATTTCCAggaaataatcataatatagaGTGTGATTGGCTGCTGCTGTCTTGTGACAGAAACGTAAAGTTATGATTGGAGGAAAGTATCATGTCTTTTACCTCGTGTTTGGCAGTTTAGTGTAAGCCAATTCAGTCTTACTGTATACCTCTACCGTGTAAGGTCTCCGTGTGTGAAAGGCACGTTAAACATATTATTACTACTGATCATATAGGGTTCAACGTAATAAGTCTAATCAATCCTGCAAATAAATAGAACGAAATCATTAAATATCTCTGTGGACTGATAATTTTACGTTATTCATGTCGTCCCCGCCACGCGACCATCGAAATCTGCCTTACCGTACCGGGACGGACGCGACACTAACCTATTaacttggtaacattttgccactGCTCCTCATGTAGCAAGGTTCATGTAACATTTTATCACGTGTATCAAACTTCAACAGCACAGTAGTTGCATTAGAAACGAGAAAGGCGGTGGAATTTGCTTCATATTgtaattaaaactaaatgaatattttatagTAACTTTTGTGTAATTTATTGTAGATTGATCAAGGAACGCGAATGGAATCCTTTTCGATGGTACAAAACTACACACCATCAATTATTGGAGGGATCCTTGAATGCAGTCGCTCAGCTGGTTGGTGCCAAGAAGGAGAATTTAACGTTAATCGATAATACAACTACAGGttcgaaataaaaataaaatatataacctATTAACCGGCATAAGCTCTGACCATAACAAATATTGAGATACTTCTTCAAAGATCACGaagggagtggggtggggggggggggggtggggtggaagaATGGGTTAGGTGGATTGCATAACTTGCTTTTCCATAAATTTTCGATTGTAACTGTATAAAACCCCATCCCAAGAAGTTGACCAATCACGTTATGACTATGAAATTAACATTCCTTTCACTCAATCAAAGTCTGTCAGCTCCCTAAAGTAAACCCCGTAGACCCTCTGCCAAGCCCACATGGATGTTAGCTCAACCGTCGTTACATAACAAGCGAGCTGAATTTCCGTCATGAAAATTAATAATTCTAGAAATTATTCCTTCATTCTCTGTGTACCCGGGAAGCCTTGCAGCTATCCAGATAAGAGTATGCAAAAGGTAACATTATAAACTTAATTGATTAAAGGACTATTCTAATGTAAAACAGGTTGGATCTGCACCCAACGACAAAAATAATTTCTTACGGTATATTGGCATATTCTGTCTTCAAATACGATCTGacattattatattttctaatgttgtcaagtCAGTATGtttgtgttaaatatatatatatattttttttaattggcaGCAACAAACGTCATCTTAAAAAACCATAAATATTTCCCTGGAGATAAGTTTCTTGTGGTCAATCAACATACGTATCCTGCTGTCTGGAAACAAGTTGAGGTCGTTGCTAGGGAAACCCCAGGTATGGTTCAAGCTATTTATataaaccagggttgtccaacctacggcccgcgggccacagtccggcccgccgcatggttgcgtccggcccgccagcaagttttgagcaaatttattgataacaattttaagctatataatcaatcattcgaaccttctgggtccaaaaaactgcatacaggtcagtttgtgtgacactctctcagcgggggggggggggggggtcggctggactttattcatgttttatcaggaaggaaaataaaacagtgcGCTCCGCACGCAGTGCTCATATCTTGTTGCctttgggcttcgggcaaaaatcgaaaaatcgagcgtagagttcatgcggccccctccttcatcataatcattccatgcggccctcctctgcaaaaggttggacaacacTGATATAAACCGATATGTATAATATTGCTAATAAACACATTATTACTTAAATATTCTTATATTGTGTATTCTTAGAATGTGGGAAGCTTTGAAGTGTACCATTTACAATTGAGCAAGTGCTAATAATGATGTTACATATACGAAGTATAAAGATACCCACCATATTGTTAATCCCCTAATTACCATCGTTTTAACGTATAGACAATTTTCTATAACCATGGAAGTTTATGTTAATCTTGAATACAGAGAATGTAAGACTAAACGGTCTAACATATACACAATTTTATAGTTAATGATGTAACGGATATCTGGGGTTTAGTCTCAGACTCGTCTCCAGCCAATATTCAACtccaaccccccacccacccctaaGCCcccatgttttacttttaaaaaagtttcttttttcaATAGGCCTACTTTGACCAAACGTATATAGCCTAGTGCATGGTTCTTATTTCCTCAGGAGTGGGAATTGTTGATATTGACATACCATTCCCCATAAGAAGTAAAGATGACATCATTGGGCCCTACGCTAAGGCTCTGAAGGAGAACCCGGGGATTAAGATAGCAATCGTGGACCACATAACCAGTAATACTGTCACACAAATGCCATTACAGGAGTTAATAGATCTATGTCACCTTCATGACGTCATTGTAGTGGTGGATGGTGCGCATGCTCCCGGACAATTACAATTGAGGGTAGAGGAATACGGAGCTGACTATTACGTAGGTtagttatttctttctttgtcagcgacaattaaaagaaaacaaaatcgaAAAGTGTTGGCcgagtgagaaaaaaaatggggCGATATTTTCGGGAATGATATGGTTAACTGGGTGTTCCTATAAGCTATCGGTTGTTCCTATCTTGTCGccgttttaaaaaaaaaactttcctaACATAAGTAAGGAAAAAAGAATGGTTATCATTCACATAAGCACATGCtcgcaattttttttcaatcaaacGAACATTAATTACAAAGAAACTgctttttaaaaaaagaaaagatagaGCCGCGGAGAACGAGAACTAAAGCTCTCAACTCTAAGTCGAATAATAACAACTCCATTCGAAACGGAATAAACACTATATGTTCTTCAACAACTCTTCATACTGGTAGTCACATGCAAAGCGGAATGTATAAATGATGAAAATGTCAAGATTTTGCTAAATGGACATATTTTTCCTGTCAAAGTTTCCTGAAATGACGAATTTGAACTGAAATCttaattttcagttttttttaagttaactCCCATAAGAGTTATAACTTAACCGCCGATTACTATAAAGAATGTCGCtgttttgattatatttttttcaggtAATTTATGCAAATGGCTGATGACTCCAAGAAGCGTGGCGTTTCTCTGGGTCCATCCAAAGCACCAGTCAACTCTTCGTCCTTTAGTGACGTCACACATGGAGTATATGGACAACTTCAGAGAGCGCTTTTACTCTTTCATGACAAGAGATTTGATTCCTCATTTCTTGGTCAAAGATGCTATCGAGTTTCATAAAGAGCTTGGTGGAATTGTAAGTAGCAACCCCAGCCTTTCacgttcaccccccccccccaccctcacgaACAGCCATCATGCACCACATACAAAAACATATCGTTTGAGGTAAATCATTTGTACAGCATTTGTGCTAGTAAGTATATGATGTGCATGCTGCCTACCGTATATCACTGACTGAAATACTGTAGCAGGTACTTTGTCTATACAGAAAGTGTTTCAACACTATCCTACCACACCTTCAGAAGTAGAATTACCAAGCCTAACCTGCTAAGTATTCAAATATTGCACATTTATGTACGTTTAAGACTCTGTTGGAAGGGAAATCTGGATTATGGACCCTCAGACAGCTGTTTGAAGTGAAACCATATATTGCTGGAACTCACAAGATTGAATATGAAACGAGAAACCAACTTTTGAAGATACTTCTGCtgaaattaatattcaaattaaaaaaaaatagagtcATGCAAATATACAGCATCGCTATAAAAGGAATTAACATCTTTACCGTATTTAATAGATCATTTGAAGTCACCCGTTTAATTTCAACTTGtattatacatattttaatatttagccGTATAAAATTAGATGGAGATCAAAGGATCCAAATGTTATGTTTCATCATAAAGTGATATTTCTCTGACTAAAAACACAAAGGTATAGCAAGTTATACTTCTAAGTTTTCATTACAAAGCGTTATCGATAAACCTTACACTTGCACACCTGCCACTGaaggaaaataatatatttcaaagttacaaGTGAATGACTAATGTGATTTTTTGCCAAAACCATGCACTTTACTGCTGCCACCAcaaataatgaagtaaatatTGCCCTCCTGCAGTGCAACACGTGACTGTGCTAAAGCAATTTCCATCCAAATTGGTCACTTGATTGAAAGCTGTGTTGTTTTCATTCTTATGTGGCAAATAATCATATATGGAAGGGCTTCCACTCTGGTTTCAGTATTTATTCATATCATTGGCTGACATCGTGTTCCCTTGAGAATTGGTACACGACATACACAATGCCGTGTACACACTCTGTGCGCGCCTCCATTATCCTGATGTCGGTTTGAGACGGCTTTACATAGTCATTACGGTGAGTGATCGGATATTTGTCCAAAAGGACAATTCATGAAACTATATTCTAATGTTCAAACagattacaacaacaaaaattcaagAACGATAACTTTCTTTTCAGGACGTCATAGTGCCACGCAGTTCTGGCATATTAACGAAGGCTGTTGACATGCTTTCAAAATCTTGGCAAACTAGAGAATTAGGAATATGTCCAGAATTAAGAGCGCCCTGCATGAGAATGCTCGCCTTCCCATCGGAACTGAATGAGATCTACAAATATTCTGATCCAGGATTTTGCCGCGAGCTTTCCGAGGATTTATGCGAAGAAGGAATTCACGTGAAGTGCTTCTACTTCGATGGAAAGATTTGGTGTAGAATCTCTTGTAACGTATGGAACGATATGGATGATTTCGAGAAAGTTAGAGACGTCATTTTAAAGTTCGTCcgtgaaaagaaagaaaggattAAGAAAAGGACTTTGACGCAATAGTTTCATGTAAAttgtcaacaaaaaaaaaagagcaaaaactaagggaaaaagaagaaaatattttgctGCGTGTATTTTCTTTGCAAATTGCAACGTTTTGGCAATTGCGCAGTGAATTTCAGCcgtccgtgattttttttttcaagtcgTGAATAACCTGCCACCCATCATCATGCACCTGGGAAGAATAAAACTCTGTAAAATGGTGCCTTAAAATATCACTTATTATATATTACACAATATGAAGAAACTTAAAGATTTATAAGGCGTTATCAATGTAAGAGGTAACATTTTTCGTTACAATGTTATATTTCTCTCCgaataaaattattttattatatcagAACAGTTATACATATAGAGATAATTTATTGTTACTGTTAGCTCGCTGAGTAAAAACACCTGTTGTTGCAAGACAAATGTTTCTAACGAAAATGATGAAACTTAATGATAGTTTTAGAACGTGCCGTTTTTGCTATGGAAACAGTTGGAAACACATCGATGCAGAAATTTAATGATAGGAAGTTTTGTTATAATTAAATGCTGTCATTTGAATATTGAAGTAATCAGGAGCTCAGAAATGTGTAGAAATGGGGGAGGGACAAGGGTGCAGCATTTTCATCCAATTCTTGTTTCATTGCTAATTGTATTAATAAATTGTATGTAATCCCCTTGAAGAGTTCAAGTTAGGCGATTCATGCGAGGTAGGCCACAGCATAATTATCATGATTTGTGATATCTGATGCTATTGTACTATCTCAGTTCGTCATATATCGTACGGTAAGTGGCTCAGCAAGCCATGGCCACCTTGTATCATATATGCCTTGGAAAGATCTAATCGTTTCAGTctaattaaaataaacattcaTGTCAAAGTGGTATCCATTGAAATAttctatattatattatgtCACGTCACGACGTCACGTCATGTTGTCTGATGTCGTGTCGCCTGGCGTTAGTTATATCAGTTAGGGAAATGGCGGGATTACAATTTAGTACCGTGTTGACATTCGGATTTAAACCCTATAATCAACTTACAGAATAACCTACATAAGGATGCACAATCTGAATACCTGTAAAATATGCCATGGAGTTTTCGAGcattcaatatcaaaagttttgATATTTCTTGATATGAACTTGCTTCCATTTTAAGTGTCCATATTTTCTAGCTACTGTATTTATCAATCATTGACTGTACATACTATAGAGTTTATGATTTAGTTTTGCATAATTATATATTCAATTCGAAAGGAAATACCGTGTCTTTATTTCTCATCATTCAGTGCATTCCGCTTTCCTTgcgattaaagggtgtgaagactcgcgcataaagaaacgtctcataccggtaatctgacctagtttcgaatgaggtgtaacagaagtgttagacaccaccatcgatcccagaaagtatacacacagcttgctaccgtcggtaattagacactagtgtacagtcaatacatactgCTACggcaatacccacaacacagtgcagtggcgtaggaagttacttttgagtgggggggggggctgaagactgatggccggcctgggggaggggtctaaggggagggggtgccccctccccttttggatttttttgcatttgcaggtggcctcagatgcaatttggtgaaatatagcacacttcaacacccactccattttgtaaactaaattttgtattttcacctggccttagatgcaatttggtgctccaaatgagattttttttctcatttggaaatgaaaaaggggttttttgacttgcgaagtgggggggcggaatgatacttcagcccctccacatttttcactgggggggctggcgcccccagccccccggttcctacgcccttgacacagtgtacatacagcagcgatggacatctcaggtctagataaaagataacaaggtatcacgtttcattactgtctgcattttgtagcgacaagcagaaaacttcacttgcaagcaacggaaagttaacttttttttttc encodes:
- the LOC139964704 gene encoding uncharacterized protein, whose product is MANEEVTIFSTGVFVIAVYLIKLVLLMKKDTTSRKEPELGKPLREREFDLDEQSVFCNSGTYSCVPRRLVHRQIQLIKEREWNPFRWYKTTHHQLLEGSLNAVAQLVGAKKENLTLIDNTTTATNVILKNHKYFPGDKFLVVNQHTYPAVWKQVEVVARETPGVGIVDIDIPFPIRSKDDIIGPYAKALKENPGIKIAIVDHITSNTVTQMPLQELIDLCHLHDVIVVVDGAHAPGQLQLRVEEYGADYYVGNLCKWLMTPRSVAFLWVHPKHQSTLRPLVTSHMEYMDNFRERFYSFMTRDLIPHFLVKDAIEFHKELGGIDVIVPRSSGILTKAVDMLSKSWQTRELGICPELRAPCMRMLAFPSELNEIYKYSDPGFCRELSEDLCEEGIHVKCFYFDGKIWCRISCNVWNDMDDFEKVRDVILKFVREKKERIKKRTLTQ